A single window of Desulfovibrio desulfuricans DNA harbors:
- a CDS encoding CgeB family protein, giving the protein MPAAPLRILVVLPMYGGSLPIGRYCASALSGLGHSVRVFEAPLLHPAFTGLRGLGLAPTQTAQLENSFLQVVSQAVWAQVQAQEPHLVLALAQAPIGRSLLQRLRRSGVRTAMWFVEDHEVFDYWKAYAPLYDVFAVIQKEPFLSMLSGIGQGNALYLPLAAQPDFHKPLELTEQEKREYGADIGFLGAGYPNRRLAFRQLVGRDFKIWGSDWDGESLLAPHVQRGGARIDADESVKIYNATRVNLNLHSSLGTAELVSKGDFVNPRTFELACMGAFQLVDRRALMPELFAQDELATFGTLEEFYAGIEYFLAHPDERHAFAARARERVLRDHTYEQRMAALLDFVEQRLGPWPVELGSSGGMPPDVEAVLSPEIRRDMAAMLQGLGLGPNAGFDDVINALRARSGVLTETEAALLFLDEWRRQYGKK; this is encoded by the coding sequence ATGCCCGCCGCTCCTCTGCGAATTCTTGTGGTGCTGCCCATGTACGGCGGCTCGCTGCCCATCGGCCGCTACTGCGCCAGCGCCCTCAGCGGGCTGGGGCACAGCGTGCGCGTGTTTGAGGCTCCCTTGCTGCATCCGGCCTTTACCGGGCTGCGCGGCCTTGGGTTGGCCCCGACGCAGACTGCCCAACTGGAAAATTCTTTTTTGCAGGTGGTTTCTCAGGCCGTGTGGGCGCAGGTTCAGGCGCAGGAGCCGCATCTGGTGCTGGCCCTGGCGCAGGCTCCCATAGGGCGCAGCCTGTTGCAGCGTTTGCGCAGGTCGGGCGTGCGTACAGCCATGTGGTTTGTGGAAGATCACGAGGTTTTTGATTACTGGAAGGCCTACGCACCACTGTACGATGTTTTTGCCGTTATCCAGAAAGAGCCTTTTTTATCCATGCTCTCGGGCATCGGGCAGGGCAATGCCCTGTATCTGCCGCTGGCGGCCCAGCCGGATTTCCACAAGCCACTGGAGCTGACCGAGCAGGAAAAGCGCGAATATGGGGCCGATATCGGCTTTCTTGGCGCGGGTTACCCCAACCGTCGGCTGGCTTTTCGTCAGCTTGTGGGGCGTGATTTTAAAATCTGGGGGTCGGACTGGGACGGCGAGAGCCTGCTTGCGCCCCACGTGCAGCGCGGCGGCGCGCGCATTGATGCGGATGAGAGCGTCAAAATCTACAATGCCACGCGCGTCAACCTGAATCTGCACTCGAGCCTTGGCACTGCGGAGCTTGTGAGCAAGGGTGATTTTGTCAATCCGCGCACTTTTGAACTGGCGTGCATGGGGGCCTTTCAGCTTGTGGACAGGCGGGCGCTCATGCCCGAGCTGTTTGCGCAGGATGAACTGGCAACCTTTGGCACGCTGGAAGAATTTTACGCGGGCATCGAGTATTTTCTGGCCCATCCGGACGAACGTCATGCCTTTGCCGCCCGCGCAAGGGAGCGGGTGTTGCGCGATCATACGTACGAGCAACGCATGGCTGCGCTGCTCGACTTTGTGGAGCAGCGCCTCGGCCCCTGGCCGGTGGAGCTGGGTTCTTCCGGCGGCATGCCGCCCGATGTTGAGGCCGTGCTTTCGCCCGAGATTCGCAGGGACATGGCGGCGATGTTGCAGGGGCTTGGCCTTGGCCCCAATGCCGGATTTGATGATGTCATCAATGCCTTGCGCGCCCGTAGCGGCGTGTTGACAGAAACCGAGGCTGCCCTGCTGTTTCTCGATGAATGGCGCAGGCAATACGGCAAAAAATAA
- a CDS encoding precorrin-2 dehydrogenase/sirohydrochlorin ferrochelatase family protein: MRAQLPPAPLYPIFISLSGIRCLVVGLGQVGQRKLSGLLACNPASVLVLDPAGPATESAPEAAELLRDPRVHFERRACETADLNGCGLVFAATGSAAENSRIAALCAVAGILCNSASNPDEGCFQVPAVARSTPLAAALSTGGASPALARRWKGELERWLEPRSRMATLMGRLRPLVLALGHDTGQNTGLFRKLAESPLQQWLEEHDHENCTRYLQAALPPALHANIAELLHDLP, encoded by the coding sequence ATGCGCGCACAACTGCCCCCCGCCCCGCTCTACCCCATATTCATCTCGCTCTCAGGCATTCGCTGTCTGGTGGTCGGCCTTGGTCAGGTGGGGCAACGCAAACTTTCCGGCCTGCTGGCCTGCAATCCGGCATCCGTGCTGGTGCTCGACCCTGCCGGGCCTGCGACGGAATCAGCGCCGGAAGCGGCGGAACTGCTACGCGACCCAAGGGTACACTTTGAACGCCGCGCCTGCGAGACTGCCGACCTCAATGGCTGCGGGCTGGTATTTGCCGCCACGGGCAGCGCTGCGGAAAACAGCCGCATTGCCGCCCTGTGCGCCGTTGCGGGTATTTTGTGCAACAGCGCGAGCAATCCGGATGAGGGCTGTTTTCAGGTGCCAGCCGTGGCCCGCAGCACCCCGCTTGCGGCGGCGCTTTCCACTGGCGGGGCAAGCCCCGCGCTGGCCCGCCGCTGGAAGGGCGAACTTGAGCGCTGGCTTGAACCGCGTTCGCGCATGGCAACCCTGATGGGTCGGCTGCGGCCTCTGGTTCTTGCCTTGGGGCACGATACAGGGCAGAATACCGGATTGTTCCGCAAGCTGGCAGAATCACCTCTGCAACAGTGGCTGGAAGAACACGACCATGAAAACTGTACGCGTTATTTGCAGGCGGCGCTTCCGCCCGCACTGCACGCCAATATAGCGGAGTTGCTCCATGATCTCCCCTGA
- the hemA gene encoding glutamyl-tRNA reductase translates to MDCDIFLVGLNHRTASVDVRERFALVNHCDEEHWAVPCVGAVSESVILSTCNRVELLAAGNGDVAGQMLENWAVARGAKPEELKPYVYVHKNLEAVRHLFSVASSLDSMVLGEPQILGQLKTAYRKAVKCHATGVILNRLVHKAFSVAKRVRTETAVASSAVSISYAAVELAKRIFGDMKTHKAMLVGAGEMAELAAMHLLQSGIDEILVANRTLERGQELAKQFKGRAIPFEDMAEHLTEVDIIITSTGSQEPIIRARDIRAVLKARKNRPMFFIDIAVPRDIDPDVNGLDNVYLYDIDDLKEVVEENLATRRDEAAKAADIVNEEVLLFSRWLSSLDVQPTIVDLIQRGERMGQEELAKTLKRLGPVNDETRDALEALVGALVRKLNHDPIMFLKRGSMSQEGNGPRISIARRIFNLDKTGCPYSEEH, encoded by the coding sequence ATGGACTGTGATATCTTTCTTGTCGGCCTGAATCATCGCACTGCCAGCGTGGACGTGCGCGAGCGCTTTGCCCTGGTCAACCACTGCGATGAAGAGCATTGGGCCGTGCCGTGTGTTGGCGCGGTGAGCGAAAGCGTGATCCTTTCCACCTGTAACCGCGTGGAGCTGCTGGCCGCCGGCAACGGCGACGTAGCCGGGCAGATGCTTGAAAACTGGGCCGTTGCGCGCGGCGCGAAGCCCGAGGAACTCAAGCCCTACGTCTATGTGCACAAGAATCTGGAGGCGGTGCGCCATCTGTTTTCTGTGGCGTCCAGCCTTGATTCCATGGTGCTGGGCGAACCGCAGATTCTGGGCCAGCTCAAAACCGCCTACCGCAAGGCGGTCAAGTGCCACGCCACGGGCGTTATACTTAACAGGCTGGTGCACAAGGCTTTTTCCGTAGCCAAAAGGGTGCGCACAGAAACTGCGGTGGCCTCCAGCGCGGTTTCCATCAGTTATGCCGCCGTGGAGCTTGCCAAACGCATTTTTGGCGACATGAAGACCCATAAGGCAATGCTGGTGGGCGCAGGCGAAATGGCCGAACTTGCCGCCATGCACCTTTTGCAGTCGGGCATTGATGAAATTCTGGTTGCCAACCGCACGCTCGAGCGCGGGCAGGAGCTGGCAAAGCAGTTCAAGGGACGGGCTATCCCCTTTGAAGACATGGCAGAGCACCTGACAGAGGTGGACATCATCATCACCTCCACCGGTTCGCAGGAACCCATCATCCGCGCGCGCGACATCCGCGCCGTGCTCAAGGCCCGCAAAAACAGGCCCATGTTCTTTATCGACATTGCCGTGCCGCGCGACATCGACCCGGACGTCAACGGCCTCGACAACGTCTATCTGTACGACATTGACGACCTCAAGGAAGTGGTGGAAGAAAACCTCGCCACTCGACGCGACGAAGCCGCCAAGGCCGCAGATATCGTCAATGAGGAAGTGCTGCTGTTCTCCCGCTGGCTTTCAAGCCTCGACGTCCAGCCCACCATCGTTGACCTCATCCAGCGCGGCGAACGCATGGGACAGGAAGAACTGGCCAAGACCCTCAAAAGGCTCGGCCCGGTGAACGATGAAACCCGCGATGCCCTTGAGGCTCTGGTGGGTGCGCTGGTGCGCAAGCTCAACCATGACCCCATCATGTTTCTCAAGCGCGGCAGCATGTCCCAGGAGGGCAACGGCCCGCGCATCAGCATTGCGCGCCGTATTTTCAATCTGGATAAAACTGGCTGCCCCTATTCGGAGGAACACTGA
- the ccsA gene encoding cytochrome c biogenesis protein CcsA — protein sequence MISPEFSTAVTLLLYGSASVAGLAGVAARSALWRKIGCSVALAGFACQTLMLFLGFHKALPGGLSAGAYFQLMAWFVVLCGIAAWAKLRQEIPLVFATPLGLMLFAMSAPYLASVVQVPPSLNTSFYALHIGSLFLSLALLALAFAAGALFLFMEGRIKSKLTMKGFWLDMPALSMLDKINAITTMIGFPMYTLGIVSGLIWAKPVFGGTVTGDPKEVISIVIWLFYSVLFHNRLTKGWKGRKPAQLAVFVFILCLFSIIVVNTFMETHHAFIRR from the coding sequence ATGATCTCCCCTGAATTTTCCACCGCCGTAACCCTGCTGCTCTATGGCTCGGCCAGTGTTGCAGGGCTTGCGGGCGTTGCCGCGCGCAGCGCCCTGTGGCGCAAGATAGGCTGTAGCGTGGCGCTGGCGGGCTTTGCCTGCCAGACGCTCATGCTCTTTCTGGGCTTTCACAAGGCCCTGCCCGGCGGCCTGAGCGCTGGCGCGTACTTTCAGCTCATGGCCTGGTTTGTGGTGCTCTGCGGCATTGCCGCCTGGGCCAAGCTGCGGCAGGAGATTCCGCTGGTATTCGCCACGCCGCTCGGGCTTATGCTCTTTGCCATGTCGGCCCCGTATCTGGCCTCGGTGGTGCAGGTTCCGCCCTCGCTCAACACCTCGTTTTACGCCCTGCACATCGGCTCGCTCTTTTTGAGCCTTGCCCTGCTGGCGCTGGCCTTTGCCGCCGGAGCGCTCTTTCTGTTCATGGAGGGGCGCATCAAAAGCAAGCTGACCATGAAGGGCTTTTGGCTCGACATGCCCGCCCTCTCCATGCTTGATAAAATCAATGCCATCACGACCATGATCGGCTTCCCCATGTACACTCTGGGCATCGTTTCCGGGCTTATCTGGGCCAAGCCGGTATTTGGCGGCACGGTTACGGGCGACCCCAAGGAAGTTATCAGCATTGTGATCTGGCTGTTCTACTCCGTGCTTTTCCACAACCGCCTCACCAAGGGCTGGAAGGGCCGCAAGCCTGCGCAACTGGCTGTTTTTGTATTTATTCTCTGCCTCTTTTCAATCATTGTGGTGAATACCTTCATGGAAACACACCACGCATTCATCCGGCGCTGA
- a CDS encoding glycosyltransferase family 9 protein: MPKFLVIQAARFGDLVQTKRLLLSLALRGEVHLAVDVSLVPLARVLYPFAELHALSVHGRPEAEALARNTAVLDRWQGLPFEAVYNCNFSGTTAALCRVFEVEQVQGYRPEAGGISRSPWARLGFRLSERRALATMNLVDFWAHFAPEPVEPRRVNPVATPGGRGLGVVLAGRESRRSLPVPVLAEVVRTAFGALGGPRILLLGSRAEQPAARQLLRQLPGKMLDRVEDCSGKTDWPSLVDAVDGLDALITPDTGIMHLGAHLGVPVLGFFLSSAWLHETGPYGEGHHVWQTARSCGPCLETAPCPYDVACGQPLAQVELLRSIAAVLARLKSGAPFAVAQAESWPPLPADLQLWRTGMDSLGTLPHLLAGSDPHAQERRRVRDFLAARLHLPMPDESAALAPQAPNLDEWLYNDADWMLPPGRYC, translated from the coding sequence ATGCCCAAATTTTTGGTCATACAGGCGGCACGCTTTGGCGATCTGGTGCAGACCAAGCGCCTGTTGTTGAGCCTGGCCTTGCGCGGCGAGGTTCATCTTGCCGTGGATGTCAGCCTGGTTCCGCTGGCCAGGGTGCTCTATCCCTTTGCCGAGCTGCACGCCCTGTCGGTGCACGGCAGGCCCGAGGCAGAGGCGCTGGCGCGCAACACCGCTGTGCTGGACCGTTGGCAGGGCTTGCCCTTTGAAGCCGTGTACAACTGCAATTTTTCCGGCACTACTGCGGCCCTGTGCCGAGTTTTTGAGGTGGAACAGGTTCAGGGGTACCGGCCAGAGGCCGGGGGCATTTCGCGCTCGCCCTGGGCGCGTCTTGGCTTCCGCCTCAGTGAGCGGCGCGCGCTGGCAACGATGAATCTTGTGGATTTTTGGGCGCATTTTGCACCAGAGCCGGTTGAGCCCCGCAGGGTCAACCCTGTGGCGACCCCCGGCGGGCGAGGGCTCGGCGTGGTGCTGGCAGGGCGCGAATCGCGCCGCTCGTTGCCCGTGCCCGTGCTGGCCGAGGTGGTGCGCACAGCCTTTGGGGCATTGGGCGGCCCGCGCATTCTGTTGCTGGGTTCAAGGGCGGAGCAGCCCGCTGCCCGTCAACTCTTGCGGCAGTTGCCTGGCAAGATGCTCGACAGGGTGGAAGATTGCAGCGGCAAAACAGACTGGCCCTCCCTTGTGGACGCCGTAGACGGGCTGGATGCGCTGATCACGCCCGATACGGGCATCATGCACCTTGGCGCGCACCTTGGCGTGCCTGTGCTTGGTTTTTTTCTCTCTTCAGCCTGGCTGCACGAAACCGGGCCATACGGCGAGGGCCATCATGTGTGGCAGACGGCGCGCTCCTGCGGGCCGTGTCTTGAAACCGCCCCTTGTCCCTACGATGTAGCCTGTGGTCAGCCCCTGGCGCAGGTGGAGCTTTTGCGCTCCATTGCCGCAGTACTTGCCCGTCTAAAATCGGGCGCGCCCTTTGCCGTCGCACAGGCGGAATCATGGCCGCCCCTGCCAGCGGATTTGCAGTTGTGGCGCACGGGCATGGACTCCTTGGGCACGCTGCCGCACCTGCTCGCGGGAAGTGACCCGCATGCGCAGGAGCGCAGGCGCGTGCGCGATTTTCTGGCTGCGCGCCTGCATCTGCCCATGCCGGACGAAAGCGCCGCTCTTGCCCCGCAAGCTCCGAATCTTGACGAATGGCTTTATAACGATGCGGACTGGATGTTGCCGCCAGGGAGATACTGCTGA